The proteins below are encoded in one region of Persephonella hydrogeniphila:
- a CDS encoding putative metalloprotease CJM1_0395 family protein encodes MIGSVQPDTAYQGVYRRDQKNDLKSQQVIQQLRMIEQKVKAHEMAHKAAGGELAGPIHYKYKKGPDGKLYIVGGEVPIKIKEGKTPEETIEIAQKIKRAALAPADPSPQDRAVAARASILEMKARVELLKQQTEGKQTGQNINLHV; translated from the coding sequence ATGATAGGGAGTGTACAACCAGATACAGCTTATCAGGGGGTTTACCGTAGAGATCAGAAAAATGATCTAAAATCACAGCAGGTAATCCAGCAACTCAGGATGATAGAACAAAAAGTAAAAGCCCATGAAATGGCTCACAAAGCTGCAGGTGGAGAGTTAGCCGGACCGATACATTACAAATACAAAAAAGGACCTGATGGAAAACTGTACATAGTAGGTGGTGAAGTTCCTATAAAAATAAAAGAAGGAAAAACACCTGAAGAAACAATAGAGATAGCCCAGAAAATAAAAAGAGCAGCCCTTGCACCTGCTGATCCCTCTCCTCAGGATAGAGCAGTTGCTGCAAGGGCATCTATTCTTGAGATGAAAGCACGAGTTGAACTTTTAAAACAACAAACGGAAGGAAAACAGACCGGACAAAACATTAATCTACATGTATAA
- a CDS encoding TIGR01458 family HAD-type hydrolase: MIDFSKIKGLLLDLDGVLYIIDTPIEGAKETLKKLKERFKVRFITNTTTKPRKVVYQKLKEMGFDVEEEEIFSALEATKQFLKEKNAGAFLILTDLALEDMKDIKREPVEYVVVGDARDNFTYSNMNRAFRYLMEGAELIAAAKNKYFRDKDGKLSLDCGAFIVGLEFATGKKARLIGKPNKDFFLMAVKSMGLKPEEVAVVGDDIESDVKGGMDAGLKGILVKTGKFTSEDLKKGIKPDLVIEDINQLLDFIHVD; encoded by the coding sequence ATGATTGATTTCAGCAAAATAAAAGGTTTGCTTCTTGATCTTGATGGAGTCCTGTACATAATAGACACGCCTATTGAAGGGGCTAAAGAAACATTAAAAAAACTTAAAGAAAGATTTAAAGTCAGATTTATAACAAATACAACAACAAAACCAAGAAAAGTTGTGTATCAGAAATTAAAAGAGATGGGATTTGATGTTGAAGAGGAGGAGATTTTTTCAGCTCTTGAGGCGACAAAACAGTTTTTGAAAGAAAAAAATGCCGGAGCTTTTCTGATCCTTACAGATCTTGCCCTTGAGGATATGAAAGACATAAAAAGAGAGCCTGTTGAGTATGTGGTGGTAGGAGATGCCAGAGATAATTTTACATACAGTAATATGAACAGGGCTTTCAGATATCTCATGGAAGGGGCAGAGCTAATAGCAGCTGCAAAAAATAAGTATTTCAGAGATAAAGATGGAAAGCTTTCACTTGATTGTGGAGCTTTTATTGTAGGATTAGAGTTTGCAACAGGGAAAAAAGCCAGACTTATAGGAAAACCAAACAAGGATTTTTTCCTTATGGCTGTGAAGTCCATGGGACTGAAGCCTGAAGAGGTTGCTGTAGTGGGGGATGATATAGAAAGCGATGTGAAAGGTGGTATGGATGCTGGTCTTAAGGGAATTCTTGTAAAAACAGGTAAGTTTACATCTGAGGATCTTAAAAAGGGTATAAAACCTGACCTTGTAATAGAAGATATAAACCAGTTATTAGATTTTATACATGTAGATTAA
- a CDS encoding precorrin-2 dehydrogenase/sirohydrochlorin ferrochelatase family protein produces the protein MALFPMFIDIKNKKVLIVGGGMVALRKIEKLIPFDPDLKVISIDFHPETYKIIKENSIPYEKRAFSFSDLDNVDIVIVAVDDIDLQREIFEKTRDKNILVNSVDSPDYCDFIFPAYVKRGEIVIGITTSGNLPGLSAKLRKHIEKTLPENLEEIFEQIKRVREKLPKGEERQKKILQLIDKLFE, from the coding sequence ATGGCTCTTTTTCCTATGTTTATCGATATAAAAAATAAAAAAGTTCTTATTGTAGGAGGGGGTATGGTAGCCCTCAGGAAGATAGAAAAACTTATTCCCTTTGATCCTGATTTAAAGGTTATTTCAATAGATTTTCATCCTGAAACGTATAAAATCATAAAAGAAAATAGTATCCCGTATGAAAAAAGAGCTTTTTCTTTTTCTGATCTTGACAATGTAGATATTGTCATTGTTGCTGTAGATGATATTGATCTCCAGAGGGAGATTTTTGAAAAAACAAGGGATAAAAATATTCTTGTTAACTCTGTTGACAGTCCAGATTACTGTGATTTTATCTTCCCAGCCTATGTTAAGAGAGGAGAGATTGTAATAGGTATAACAACTTCAGGGAATCTTCCCGGTCTGTCTGCAAAGCTTAGAAAACATATAGAAAAAACATTACCGGAAAATTTAGAGGAAATTTTTGAGCAGATAAAAAGAGTTAGGGAAAAGCTTCCAAAAGGGGAGGAAAGACAGAAAAAAATTCTCCAGCTTATAGATAAACTGTTTGAATAA
- the lepA gene encoding translation elongation factor 4, protein MSERMEHIRNFSIIAHVDHGKSTLADRLMEFTGAIEEREKKDQLLDTLDIERERGITIKLQAVRLKYKAKDDQEYTLHLIDTPGHVDFGYEVSRSLAACEGALLLIDATQGIEAQTIATFWQALEQDLEIIPVINKIDLPSADVDRIKEQIADVLGLDPEEAILASGKAGIGIQDILEAIVNRIPPPKGEENKPLKALIFDSYYDSYRGAVAFVRIIDGEVKKGTKIKLMSTGKEFEVTEVGAQMPHMTQLDSLKAGDVGYIAAAIKDVRDIRIGDTITDAKNPTEEPVPGFRPAKPMVYAGLYPTGSTLFEDLRDALEKYSINDAALTYEMESSPALGLGFRCGFLGLLHMEIVQERLEREYDIELITTAPNVIYKVLTKKGEEIEVRNPAQMPDPSQIDKILEPYIEANIITPNDYVGAVMQLVQEKRGVQRSFEYIDKKTVLLRYDIPMAEVLFDFHDKLKTATRGYASFDYEFKDYRPGDLVKMDIKINGEVVDALSFIVHRDKAYRVGRNIVDKMREVIPRQLFEVRIQAVIGSKVVASARVAPLRKDVLAKCYGGDITRKKKLLEKQKKGKKRMKQLGKVELPQEAFLSILKAE, encoded by the coding sequence ATGAGTGAAAGAATGGAACATATAAGGAACTTTTCCATAATAGCCCATGTTGACCATGGAAAATCTACACTTGCAGATAGACTTATGGAATTTACAGGGGCTATTGAGGAGAGAGAGAAAAAAGACCAACTTCTCGATACCCTTGATATTGAAAGGGAAAGAGGAATAACAATAAAACTTCAGGCGGTAAGGCTTAAATATAAAGCAAAAGATGATCAGGAGTACACACTTCATCTTATTGATACCCCGGGACACGTAGATTTCGGTTATGAAGTATCCCGTTCACTTGCAGCCTGTGAAGGTGCTCTTCTTCTGATAGATGCGACACAGGGAATTGAAGCACAGACTATAGCCACATTCTGGCAGGCTTTAGAGCAGGATTTAGAAATAATACCGGTCATCAACAAAATAGATCTACCATCTGCAGATGTAGATAGAATAAAAGAGCAGATAGCCGATGTTTTAGGGCTTGATCCAGAAGAAGCAATTCTTGCATCAGGAAAAGCAGGAATAGGTATACAGGATATATTGGAAGCTATTGTAAATAGAATACCTCCTCCAAAAGGGGAAGAAAATAAGCCATTAAAAGCACTTATTTTTGATTCATACTACGACTCATACAGAGGAGCTGTTGCCTTTGTGAGAATTATAGATGGAGAGGTAAAGAAAGGAACAAAAATAAAGCTTATGTCTACAGGAAAAGAGTTTGAGGTTACAGAGGTTGGAGCCCAGATGCCCCATATGACGCAGCTTGACAGCCTTAAAGCAGGGGATGTCGGATATATAGCAGCAGCTATAAAGGATGTAAGGGATATAAGAATAGGAGATACAATAACCGATGCAAAAAATCCGACAGAAGAACCTGTCCCCGGCTTTAGACCTGCAAAACCAATGGTTTATGCGGGACTTTATCCTACAGGATCTACGCTTTTTGAAGATCTGAGGGATGCACTTGAGAAGTACTCTATAAATGATGCTGCCCTTACATACGAGATGGAAAGTTCGCCGGCTCTCGGACTTGGTTTTAGATGTGGATTCTTAGGACTTCTTCATATGGAGATTGTTCAGGAGAGGCTGGAAAGAGAGTACGATATAGAGCTTATAACAACAGCCCCTAATGTTATCTACAAAGTGCTGACAAAGAAAGGAGAAGAAATAGAGGTCAGAAATCCTGCCCAGATGCCTGATCCATCCCAGATTGATAAGATACTTGAACCATATATAGAGGCAAATATAATAACTCCTAATGATTATGTGGGAGCAGTAATGCAGCTGGTTCAGGAGAAAAGGGGAGTACAGAGATCGTTTGAGTACATAGACAAAAAAACAGTACTTCTAAGATATGACATTCCTATGGCAGAAGTTCTTTTTGATTTCCACGATAAACTGAAAACAGCAACAAGAGGTTATGCTTCCTTTGATTACGAGTTTAAAGATTATAGACCGGGAGACCTTGTAAAGATGGATATAAAGATAAACGGAGAGGTTGTAGATGCCCTCTCATTTATTGTTCACAGAGATAAAGCATACAGAGTAGGTAGAAATATTGTTGATAAGATGAGAGAGGTTATCCCAAGACAGCTATTTGAAGTAAGAATACAGGCTGTTATAGGCTCAAAGGTTGTAGCATCTGCGAGGGTAGCACCTCTTAGAAAAGATGTTCTTGCCAAATGCTACGGTGGAGATATAACAAGAAAAAAGAAACTTCTCGAAAAACAGAAAAAAGGTAAAAAGAGGATGAAACAGCTTGGAAAAGTGGAGCTTCCTCAGGAAGCGTTCCTGAGCATACTGAAGGCGGAGTAA
- a CDS encoding Uma2 family endonuclease — translation MGVAEKYLPKYTLEDYKQWEGDWELIEGIPYAMAPSPYGSHQKIVFEIGRTIANQLKNDCNKKCYVYPELDWIISEDTVLRPDLSILCKDIKEYIKESPEIVVEVVSKSTSVKDEYLKFEIYQREKVPFYILAYPEIKKIRVFRLVNGKFDKYFDGDSGIVEIRLKNECTVKIDVSQLFE, via the coding sequence ATGGGAGTTGCAGAAAAATACCTGCCTAAATATACATTAGAGGACTACAAACAGTGGGAAGGAGACTGGGAGCTAATCGAAGGGATTCCATACGCAATGGCTCCATCTCCTTATGGTTCTCATCAGAAAATAGTCTTCGAAATAGGTCGTACAATAGCAAACCAGTTAAAAAATGATTGTAATAAAAAATGTTACGTGTATCCCGAGCTTGACTGGATTATTTCTGAGGATACTGTTCTTAGACCTGATCTAAGTATCCTGTGCAAAGATATTAAAGAGTACATAAAAGAGTCTCCTGAAATTGTTGTTGAAGTAGTATCCAAAAGCACATCCGTAAAAGATGAGTATCTGAAATTTGAGATTTACCAGAGAGAAAAAGTTCCGTTTTATATACTGGCTTATCCTGAGATTAAAAAGATAAGAGTATTTAGACTGGTAAACGGAAAATTTGATAAATACTTTGATGGAGATAGCGGGATTGTAGAGATAAGATTGAAAAATGAGTGTACAGTAAAAATAGATGTTTCTCAATTATTTGAGTAA
- a CDS encoding TlpA family protein disulfide reductase — translation MRYIFIFIPIFIILLSCQEKEKTSDKELHRYILVDKNGNPVPLPKDKLIVVNFLAYSCSSCMKEIPVLKKVIQEPQFKDKFQLIGIVIDSDKGDLSDPVFPIYPSHKQNFVRFPVPGTPTTYIITPEGKKLVVIYGAVTEKNFREFLKQALEKMKNYSNN, via the coding sequence ATGAGATACATTTTCATTTTTATCCCTATTTTTATCATACTCTTATCCTGTCAGGAGAAGGAAAAAACCAGCGATAAAGAACTTCACAGATATATCCTTGTTGATAAAAACGGAAATCCTGTTCCTTTACCAAAGGATAAACTGATAGTTGTTAATTTTCTTGCTTATTCCTGTTCTTCCTGCATGAAAGAGATACCTGTACTGAAAAAGGTTATTCAAGAACCTCAATTTAAAGACAAATTTCAGCTGATAGGGATAGTTATAGACTCAGATAAAGGAGACTTATCCGATCCTGTTTTCCCTATATACCCCTCCCATAAACAAAATTTTGTCAGATTTCCTGTTCCGGGAACACCAACAACATATATAATAACTCCTGAAGGTAAAAAATTAGTTGTTATATATGGGGCTGTTACCGAAAAAAACTTCAGGGAATTCTTGAAGCAGGCTTTGGAAAAGATGAAAAATTACTCAAATAATTGA
- a CDS encoding replication initiation protein, translated as MTKEERQKVDDIVMRTFTLSYELGTSLDELHRMVRELRVNTKDKDLQAALVNLEHAFFMTAQSINILKEQTRNALIPLKKAQTCEE; from the coding sequence ATGACAAAGGAAGAAAGACAAAAGGTTGATGATATAGTGATGAGGACTTTTACACTATCTTATGAACTTGGAACAAGCTTAGATGAACTTCACAGGATGGTGAGGGAACTGAGGGTAAACACAAAAGATAAAGATCTTCAGGCAGCCCTTGTTAACCTTGAACATGCCTTTTTTATGACAGCCCAGTCCATAAACATACTTAAAGAACAAACAAGAAATGCTTTAATACCTTTAAAAAAAGCTCAGACCTGTGAGGAGTAA
- a CDS encoding cupin domain-containing protein, with protein MKVEKTGETEVNKIVRQLEEEGYTNIFTWCDEAGSFYDWHTHPYQEVRWIYSGEILMGTEEGEILLRAGDRLDLPAGTRHWAKTETGVCYVCGSKK; from the coding sequence ATGAAGGTAGAAAAAACCGGAGAAACAGAAGTAAACAAAATAGTCAGACAGCTTGAAGAAGAAGGATACACGAATATTTTCACATGGTGTGATGAAGCAGGCTCTTTCTATGACTGGCATACCCATCCATATCAGGAAGTAAGATGGATTTACAGTGGAGAGATCCTGATGGGAACTGAAGAAGGGGAGATACTCCTTAGGGCTGGAGATAGATTAGACCTGCCTGCAGGTACAAGACACTGGGCAAAAACAGAAACAGGAGTCTGTTATGTTTGTGGAAGTAAAAAGTAG
- a CDS encoding LolA family protein has protein sequence MIRVFVVFLLFFSFSFGGVLKSLEEKLKEVSSIKADFKQRTYMPDLEQPEEFEGKIFISKNQQIKIIYEKPIKQIYFLDKNELTIYTPEDKQVVKSSLTDQFFLLKIFKAFMSEEGLSSLFKVETEKRKGDLIDIVLSVKGKSDIKKTEMILKKDLTVKQIIVWDKEGNRMEINFYDFVYSKEPVELYIKIPEDVEIIYY, from the coding sequence ATGATTAGAGTTTTTGTTGTTTTTCTTCTTTTTTTCTCTTTTTCCTTTGGAGGTGTTCTGAAATCTCTTGAGGAAAAACTTAAAGAAGTTTCTTCTATAAAGGCAGATTTCAAACAGAGAACATATATGCCTGATCTGGAACAACCGGAGGAGTTTGAAGGAAAAATTTTTATATCTAAAAATCAGCAGATAAAAATTATTTATGAAAAACCCATAAAACAGATATATTTTCTTGATAAGAACGAGCTTACGATATACACACCAGAAGATAAACAGGTTGTGAAATCTTCTCTAACGGATCAATTTTTCCTGTTAAAAATATTTAAAGCGTTTATGTCTGAGGAGGGTTTAAGTTCTCTTTTTAAAGTAGAAACAGAAAAAAGAAAAGGAGACTTAATAGATATTGTTTTAAGCGTAAAGGGAAAATCAGATATTAAAAAGACCGAGATGATACTAAAAAAAGACCTTACGGTAAAACAGATAATAGTGTGGGATAAAGAAGGAAACAGAATGGAGATAAATTTTTATGATTTTGTTTATAGTAAAGAGCCTGTAGAGTTGTATATTAAAATCCCAGAAGATGTAGAGATAATATACTACTGA
- the trxA gene encoding thioredoxin, with protein MGLIYDVTDDNFEEIVVEKSYERPVVIDFWAPWCGPCRVLKPLLEKLSGEYGFVLAKINTDENPHIAQEFGVSGIPDVRIFINGKEVDRFVGALPEPKLREILSKYIKSEADKLLDEAKMEFMAGNLSKAEEIYEKLLQEYPENKKIALEAAQFFIKEGRLDKAVELLDSIKEYHKEYFSKAQALKELITFKKWCEELEPENELDKLLKEGACLALQENYKDALEKFLKVVQLNKKYKDEAGRKSMVAIFNLLGESNPLTKEYRKKLAMWLY; from the coding sequence ATGGGTCTGATATATGATGTGACAGATGATAATTTTGAAGAGATAGTTGTTGAAAAATCTTACGAAAGACCTGTTGTTATAGATTTCTGGGCACCATGGTGTGGTCCCTGCAGGGTGCTAAAACCTCTTCTTGAAAAGCTTTCAGGAGAGTATGGTTTTGTTCTTGCAAAGATAAACACTGATGAAAATCCTCATATAGCGCAGGAGTTTGGAGTCAGCGGCATACCTGACGTAAGAATTTTTATTAATGGAAAAGAGGTAGACAGATTTGTAGGAGCACTGCCGGAACCTAAACTGAGGGAGATTCTGTCAAAGTATATAAAATCTGAAGCAGATAAGTTATTGGACGAAGCTAAAATGGAGTTTATGGCAGGAAATCTGTCAAAAGCAGAGGAGATATATGAAAAACTTCTTCAGGAGTATCCTGAGAACAAAAAAATAGCATTGGAAGCAGCCCAGTTTTTTATAAAAGAAGGAAGATTAGACAAAGCTGTAGAGTTGTTAGATTCTATAAAGGAATATCACAAAGAGTACTTTTCAAAAGCACAGGCATTAAAAGAACTTATCACATTTAAAAAATGGTGTGAAGAGTTAGAGCCAGAAAATGAGCTTGATAAACTCTTGAAAGAAGGAGCATGTCTTGCTCTTCAGGAAAACTACAAAGACGCCCTTGAAAAATTTCTGAAGGTTGTCCAGCTTAACAAAAAATACAAAGATGAGGCTGGAAGAAAATCGATGGTTGCGATTTTTAATCTCTTAGGAGAGAGCAATCCTCTGACGAAAGAATATAGAAAGAAATTGGCTATGTGGCTTTATTAG
- a CDS encoding TIGR00269 family protein, which produces MTKLKKGSRCTVCKAKGKKEKAVVFLPHHRLALCKNHFVEWFEKRVEKTVKEFKMFSKKDKILVAVSGGKDSLALWNALIKLGYEADGFYIDLGIPEYSEDSKRLAIFFSERVERPLHIVSLKEEIAPIPVLDRATNRPACSACGTVKRYYMNRYAKQLGYSIIATGHNLDDEAAVLFGNTLHWDVDYLRRQYPVLKEEHGFIRKVKPLCKITEKESALYAFFNNIEYIEYECPFSEGASSIEYKELLSQLEEKHPGTKLQFYTNFLKKMYPILKQYEDRKKEEIRLCKVCGEPSFTDVCSVCKLKEKVKTKA; this is translated from the coding sequence ATGACAAAGCTAAAAAAAGGAAGCAGATGTACTGTATGTAAAGCAAAAGGTAAAAAAGAAAAAGCTGTTGTTTTTTTACCTCATCACAGGCTTGCTCTGTGTAAAAATCATTTTGTAGAGTGGTTTGAAAAAAGAGTTGAAAAAACAGTTAAAGAGTTTAAAATGTTCTCGAAGAAAGATAAGATACTTGTTGCCGTTTCTGGGGGAAAAGACAGTCTTGCCCTCTGGAATGCTTTAATAAAATTAGGATATGAGGCTGATGGATTTTATATAGATCTTGGAATTCCCGAGTACTCTGAAGACAGTAAAAGGCTGGCTATCTTTTTTTCTGAAAGAGTTGAAAGACCATTGCATATAGTTTCCTTAAAAGAAGAAATCGCACCAATTCCTGTTTTGGACAGGGCAACAAATAGACCTGCATGTTCAGCCTGTGGAACCGTAAAAAGATATTATATGAACAGATATGCAAAACAGCTTGGATACAGCATAATAGCAACAGGTCATAATCTTGACGATGAAGCTGCTGTTTTATTTGGGAATACCCTCCACTGGGATGTGGATTATTTAAGAAGGCAGTACCCTGTTTTAAAGGAGGAACATGGTTTTATCAGAAAAGTGAAGCCTCTGTGTAAGATAACAGAAAAAGAGTCTGCCCTGTATGCGTTCTTTAACAATATAGAGTATATCGAGTATGAGTGTCCTTTTTCAGAAGGAGCTTCTTCTATAGAGTATAAAGAGCTACTTTCACAGCTTGAAGAAAAACATCCCGGTACGAAACTCCAGTTTTACACAAATTTTCTGAAGAAGATGTATCCTATTCTCAAGCAGTATGAAGATAGAAAAAAAGAGGAGATAAGATTGTGTAAAGTCTGTGGAGAACCTTCTTTCACAGATGTATGTAGTGTCTGCAAGCTTAAAGAAAAGGTAAAAACAAAGGCATAA
- a CDS encoding MoaD/ThiS family protein, which translates to MKIKVKYRGKEQTLEFDKERVTALDILKALGLSPEHAFVAKNGELASEDEIVTPQDEIKVVNAISGG; encoded by the coding sequence ATGAAGATAAAAGTAAAATACAGAGGAAAAGAGCAGACATTAGAGTTTGATAAAGAAAGAGTAACAGCTCTGGATATTTTGAAAGCTCTTGGTTTGTCTCCTGAGCATGCCTTTGTCGCTAAAAACGGAGAACTGGCTTCAGAAGATGAGATCGTAACTCCTCAGGATGAGATAAAAGTTGTAAATGCTATATCAGGTGGATAA
- a CDS encoding NUDIX domain-containing protein, which yields MSIKTPFVAVDGIIQLFDSNENFQGIVLIERKNPPLGLAIPGGFVEIGESVENALVREMKEETDLDVEIIRLLGVYSDPKRDPRFHTVSIAFVCKAYGSPKAQSDAKEVRVFKIEDIPFDKLVFDHAKILRDYLMR from the coding sequence ATGTCTATAAAGACACCTTTTGTTGCTGTAGATGGAATAATCCAGCTGTTTGATAGTAATGAGAACTTTCAGGGTATTGTTTTGATAGAGAGAAAAAATCCGCCTCTTGGTCTTGCTATTCCTGGGGGATTTGTTGAGATTGGAGAAAGTGTTGAAAATGCACTTGTCAGAGAGATGAAAGAAGAAACAGATCTGGATGTCGAGATAATCAGACTCCTTGGTGTTTACTCGGATCCCAAAAGGGATCCCAGATTTCATACTGTTTCTATAGCTTTTGTTTGTAAAGCATACGGAAGTCCAAAAGCCCAGAGCGATGCAAAAGAAGTAAGAGTTTTTAAGATTGAAGATATACCATTTGATAAACTTGTTTTTGACCATGCAAAAATACTCAGGGACTACCTGATGAGGTAA
- a CDS encoding Crp/Fnr family transcriptional regulator yields MNIKKIFPSADAEEIKFLEEISYTEEKKKGDVLFFEGDEPEYVYYLINGIVKLFKTTLNNGKEITINYILPKAFVGEFASLKNIRYPFSAEMETDGEVLKFRANEFISFIRSNANLSYEMLIYMADKIQKNYEYCENLVEKNVRKKIAKFLKEHEDLFFKLNKNKIASILNITPETFSRTLKEMKREGLIIERTVVKINKEKIEEILVE; encoded by the coding sequence ATGAATATCAAAAAGATATTTCCTTCAGCAGACGCTGAGGAAATAAAGTTCTTAGAAGAGATTTCCTATACAGAAGAAAAGAAAAAGGGGGATGTTCTTTTTTTTGAAGGAGATGAACCGGAGTATGTTTACTATCTGATTAATGGGATTGTAAAGCTCTTTAAAACAACGCTGAATAACGGTAAAGAGATAACAATCAACTATATCCTGCCAAAAGCTTTTGTCGGAGAGTTTGCATCGCTAAAAAATATAAGATACCCCTTCTCTGCAGAGATGGAAACAGATGGAGAAGTCTTAAAATTCAGGGCAAATGAATTTATTAGTTTTATCCGTTCAAATGCAAATCTTTCTTATGAGATGCTTATCTATATGGCAGACAAAATACAAAAAAATTACGAGTACTGTGAAAACCTTGTTGAGAAAAATGTAAGAAAAAAAATAGCAAAATTTTTAAAGGAGCATGAGGATCTGTTTTTTAAGCTTAATAAAAATAAAATAGCGTCTATTTTGAATATAACCCCTGAAACATTTTCAAGAACACTTAAAGAGATGAAAAGAGAAGGACTTATCATTGAAAGAACAGTTGTTAAAATAAATAAGGAAAAAATAGAAGAAATACTGGTAGAGTAA
- a CDS encoding c-type cytochrome, with protein sequence MRKILISLATAGFVATGAFAGDVAKQVDELAHKYGCSGCHSVDKVVAGPPYRVIAKEYKGKPNAKETLVKSILSGSMMKWQAKAKKYGIKIKMAYMPAQHGVNKEKAEKIVDLILKLETK encoded by the coding sequence ATGAGAAAAATCCTGATATCTTTAGCGACAGCAGGTTTTGTAGCAACAGGAGCTTTTGCAGGAGATGTAGCAAAACAGGTTGATGAACTTGCCCACAAATATGGATGTAGCGGATGTCATTCAGTAGATAAGGTTGTAGCAGGACCCCCATATAGAGTAATTGCAAAAGAGTATAAAGGAAAACCCAATGCAAAAGAAACACTTGTCAAAAGTATTCTCAGTGGTTCTATGATGAAATGGCAAGCTAAAGCTAAAAAATACGGAATAAAAATAAAAATGGCTTATATGCCTGCCCAACACGGAGTAAACAAAGAAAAAGCTGAAAAAATTGTTGATCTTATTCTCAAATTAGAAACCAAATAA